The Paenibacillus sophorae genome has a segment encoding these proteins:
- a CDS encoding ABC transporter permease — MIRTNNRKTISHLAKKSLKANRPRNLTIICAIVLTTLLITAVFTMALSINKSMERARMQTTGGDYHGSFKYLNPAELEKLKIHPSIKEYGVSLRAGDISTPIFKNKRVEVLRIDDNYVKHSFIHFIEGGLPTREDEIVLNTWELDLLGAKHQLGQVVKLDIDIGDNEVISQDFKVSGYYEADKNLAMSGLAFVSEAFTNKNISRIDPDISEAKGSYVNTSQLLVLFNNSFDIEKKLKEILTDTGLDVEYGVNPAYTSVTLFENLMNIVPYAVVILITMLSGYLLINNIFYISVVRDVKFYGLLKTIGTTPRQLKRIISIQARRLYLISLPFGLGGGYLLGCLVTPIANSFSSSSANTTYSASPWIFAGAAAFSYITVWIASSKPGRMASRISPVEAVKFAGISNVGKKKSKKSKRGAKLHNMALSNLFRSKKKLVLMLSSLSLSIVLFSTIYTVISSLDVNKYLGSFISGDFVVQNEVLVSITGTRNGDPYKLSPEFCGKLGEINGVKSVDQVYYRRESFPLNNNIRAILEPLAATSKPDPSVPWTLNEGKIPIKVYGIGSGWYDLVHKDVVEGHFDKQKFSSGNYVLITEAITPDDSNPVTYYHPGDKISYHDLGKSYEVMAVLKQYALYAATTKGYPVNGYNAFLPASELQKELPKGSEPSMIVSATLHADPGKLDAVEQAARTLTDATDELTLKSREDYKAELGGFIRIFQTIGYGLSIVIALIGILNYVNTVLTGVISRRNEIAVLESIGMTKKQLKRMLIYEGLYNVLFTVLLTSTLGLLLTYNISKSITDVLAFTVFRMSWLPFILPVPVLLIIAYTVTLRAYKTLSQATIVERLRETE; from the coding sequence ATGATCAGAACGAACAATCGCAAGACCATCTCCCATCTCGCCAAAAAAAGCCTCAAAGCCAACCGGCCCCGTAATCTCACGATCATTTGTGCCATCGTGCTGACTACACTTTTGATTACCGCCGTATTCACCATGGCCTTAAGTATCAATAAATCGATGGAACGTGCGCGGATGCAAACGACCGGTGGTGATTATCACGGGAGCTTCAAATATTTAAACCCTGCTGAATTGGAGAAACTAAAGATACACCCCTCTATTAAGGAATATGGAGTCTCTCTTAGGGCAGGTGATATAAGCACCCCTATTTTCAAGAACAAACGCGTAGAGGTTCTACGTATTGACGATAACTACGTGAAACATTCATTTATTCATTTTATAGAAGGCGGGCTGCCTACCCGCGAGGACGAAATTGTCCTGAATACATGGGAACTCGATTTACTTGGGGCCAAACATCAGCTAGGCCAGGTTGTAAAGCTGGATATCGATATTGGGGACAATGAGGTCATTAGCCAAGACTTCAAAGTCTCAGGTTACTATGAAGCGGACAAAAATTTGGCCATGTCGGGTTTAGCGTTTGTTTCAGAGGCTTTTACAAATAAAAATATTTCCCGGATTGATCCGGATATCTCTGAGGCAAAGGGTTCTTATGTAAATACCTCCCAGTTATTGGTTCTATTCAACAATTCATTTGACATTGAAAAAAAATTAAAAGAGATTTTGACTGATACCGGATTAGATGTGGAATATGGAGTAAATCCTGCCTATACCAGTGTAACTCTTTTCGAAAATCTGATGAATATCGTTCCTTATGCAGTTGTCATTCTCATCACGATGCTCAGCGGCTATTTACTAATCAATAATATCTTTTATATTTCTGTCGTCCGGGATGTGAAGTTTTACGGGCTGCTGAAGACCATCGGTACTACACCCAGACAGTTGAAAAGGATTATCTCGATTCAGGCCCGTCGGCTCTATCTCATCTCTCTGCCCTTCGGGCTAGGGGGAGGATATTTACTGGGCTGCCTCGTTACCCCCATTGCCAATTCCTTTTCGAGTAGTTCTGCGAATACTACCTATTCCGCCAGCCCGTGGATTTTCGCAGGAGCGGCAGCGTTTTCGTACATAACAGTCTGGATAGCGTCAAGTAAACCGGGCCGGATGGCCTCGCGGATCTCGCCGGTAGAGGCCGTGAAATTTGCCGGAATTAGCAACGTCGGAAAGAAGAAATCCAAGAAATCGAAGCGTGGAGCAAAGCTTCATAATATGGCATTGTCTAACCTGTTTAGAAGCAAAAAAAAGCTGGTGTTGATGCTCTCTTCGCTTTCGCTAAGCATCGTCTTGTTCAGCACGATCTATACAGTAATCTCTTCTTTGGATGTAAATAAATATCTGGGATCTTTTATATCCGGTGATTTTGTCGTTCAAAATGAAGTATTAGTCAGTATTACAGGAACGCGCAACGGAGATCCGTATAAATTGTCGCCAGAGTTTTGCGGCAAATTGGGTGAAATTAATGGAGTAAAGAGTGTGGATCAGGTTTACTATCGACGTGAATCTTTTCCATTAAATAACAACATCCGAGCCATTCTGGAACCGTTAGCTGCCACTTCTAAACCAGATCCCTCCGTCCCCTGGACTTTAAACGAAGGAAAGATTCCTATTAAAGTCTATGGAATAGGCTCTGGTTGGTATGATCTGGTGCATAAGGATGTTGTCGAAGGACATTTTGATAAACAGAAATTCAGCTCAGGAAACTATGTGTTAATTACGGAGGCTATTACACCGGATGATTCAAATCCGGTAACCTATTATCATCCTGGAGATAAAATTTCATATCATGATTTGGGTAAAAGTTACGAAGTGATGGCGGTGTTGAAGCAATATGCTCTGTATGCCGCAACAACAAAAGGCTATCCTGTGAACGGCTACAATGCCTTCCTCCCTGCCTCCGAGTTGCAGAAGGAGTTACCTAAAGGCAGCGAACCATCCATGATCGTATCCGCCACGCTGCATGCCGATCCGGGGAAGCTGGATGCGGTGGAGCAAGCCGCCAGGACTTTGACCGATGCTACAGATGAGCTGACTTTAAAATCAAGAGAAGATTACAAAGCAGAACTCGGCGGATTCATCCGCATTTTTCAAACAATAGGCTACGGTCTTAGCATAGTCATTGCCCTCATCGGTATCCTCAATTATGTGAATACAGTGCTCACCGGGGTTATCTCGCGCAGGAATGAGATTGCCGTGCTGGAAAGCATCGGCATGACCAAAAAGCAGCTAAAACGTATGCTAATTTATGAGGGACTCTACAACGTGCTCTTTACCGTCCTCCTCACATCAACACTCGGGCTGCTGCTGACGTATAACATTTCCAAAAGCATTACGGACGTGCTGGCCTTTACAGTATTCCGAATGAGCTGGCTGCCGTTTATCCTGCCCGTTCCTGTTTTGTTAATAATCGCTTACACCGTGACGCTAAGAGCGTACAAAACGTTATCCCAGGCGACTATTGTGGAACGGCTGAGAGAAACGGAATAG
- a CDS encoding iron-containing alcohol dehydrogenase, with protein sequence MRNFQFYNPTRLIFGKGTLEALTTEIPKYGKNVLFLYGGGSIKRNGLYDKVTALLQGIGAIVTELPGVEPNPRLSTVHKGVDLCRSNGIDLILAVGGGSVLDCAKAIAVGAKYEGDMWDFVERKAAPQGALPLGTILTIAATGSEMNSNSVITNEATMEKIGWSSPYAYPAFSILDPELTFSLPRDQTVYGVVDMMVHVLEHYFHTDGNTPVQDGFCEALLRTMMDAGSKLVNDLENYELRETILYCGTMALNGMVSMGFAGDWATHNIEHAVSAVYDIPHGGGLAILFPQWMKYNLDASPERFRQLAVNVFGLDPSGKSDREVGLEGIAALRRFWDSIGAPSRLADYDIDASHIEAMADKAIRFGPFGNFRKLQREDAVEIYSMSL encoded by the coding sequence ATGCGTAATTTCCAATTTTATAATCCAACCCGGCTGATTTTCGGGAAAGGCACGCTTGAAGCGCTGACCACCGAAATTCCCAAATACGGAAAAAATGTACTCTTTCTCTATGGAGGAGGCAGCATTAAACGCAACGGATTATACGATAAGGTAACCGCGCTGCTTCAAGGCATCGGAGCGATTGTAACGGAACTACCTGGAGTAGAGCCGAATCCTCGGCTGTCTACCGTACATAAAGGTGTCGATCTGTGCCGCAGTAACGGTATCGATCTGATTCTGGCCGTCGGCGGGGGCAGCGTGCTGGACTGCGCCAAGGCAATCGCCGTGGGCGCGAAATACGAAGGAGATATGTGGGATTTCGTGGAGCGCAAGGCGGCTCCGCAGGGGGCGCTGCCGCTCGGCACCATTCTGACGATCGCAGCGACCGGCTCGGAGATGAACAGCAACTCGGTGATCACAAACGAAGCAACGATGGAAAAAATAGGATGGAGCAGCCCTTACGCTTACCCGGCATTCTCCATTCTCGATCCCGAGCTGACCTTCTCTCTGCCGCGCGATCAGACCGTGTACGGCGTTGTGGATATGATGGTGCATGTCCTGGAGCATTATTTTCACACGGATGGCAATACGCCTGTTCAGGATGGCTTCTGTGAAGCGCTGCTGCGGACCATGATGGATGCCGGCTCTAAACTGGTAAATGACCTTGAGAATTACGAGCTGCGGGAGACGATTCTATACTGCGGCACAATGGCTCTGAACGGTATGGTGAGCATGGGCTTTGCCGGAGACTGGGCTACGCATAATATTGAGCATGCCGTCTCGGCTGTGTACGATATCCCGCATGGCGGCGGCTTGGCGATTCTGTTCCCGCAGTGGATGAAGTACAACCTGGATGCAAGCCCTGAGCGGTTCCGTCAGCTTGCGGTGAACGTGTTCGGCTTAGATCCTTCCGGCAAAAGCGACCGCGAGGTTGGTCTTGAAGGCATCGCGGCCCTGCGGCGCTTCTGGGATTCCATCGGCGCTCCAAGCCGCTTGGCGGATTACGATATTGATGCAAGCCATATCGAAGCAATGGCCGACAAGGCGATCCGCTTCGGTCCGTTCGGGAACTTCCGCAAGCTTCAGCGGGAAGATGCGGTTGAAATCTACTCAATGTCGTTGTAA
- a CDS encoding AraC family transcriptional regulator, whose protein sequence is MEQTYSVASNPVYYEEQSLHVLFAGESQTPPLHQVGPKIYDYFLLHCIETGAGAFRTEQRTYELGPGDCFLIQPGQLVSYVSDLAQPWRYRWAAFSGTDVDRLVREAGFSPEQPVAACGDSSVIPEALAGIMKTFYAGRESGHLTSLGLLYLTLGEASEMLKDHSRLRGKDSQVKRTVKQMIHYMSSQYAHPVSIEQMCASLGYNRAYLSRIFKEETGLSPVTYLLKLRIDKSRQLLRERPELSVEQVAASVGLTDALYFSRQFKRFCGQSPTAYRVVTARQRDL, encoded by the coding sequence ATGGAACAAACCTATTCCGTGGCCTCCAACCCGGTCTATTACGAAGAGCAGAGCCTTCATGTACTGTTCGCGGGAGAAAGCCAGACGCCGCCGCTGCACCAAGTCGGACCGAAAATCTACGATTATTTCCTACTGCACTGCATCGAAACGGGAGCAGGAGCATTTCGCACGGAGCAGCGCACCTATGAGCTTGGACCGGGGGACTGCTTTCTCATTCAGCCCGGCCAGCTGGTCAGCTATGTATCCGACCTTGCGCAGCCATGGAGATATAGATGGGCGGCCTTTTCCGGGACGGATGTGGACAGACTTGTACGCGAAGCCGGCTTCTCGCCCGAACAGCCGGTGGCGGCGTGCGGCGACAGTAGTGTCATTCCAGAAGCGCTTGCCGGAATCATGAAGACTTTCTACGCAGGCCGGGAGAGCGGTCACTTGACCTCGCTTGGACTGCTCTATCTGACATTGGGAGAAGCCTCCGAGATGCTGAAGGACCATTCACGCCTGCGGGGAAAGGATTCGCAGGTGAAGCGGACGGTCAAGCAGATGATTCACTATATGTCCTCCCAGTATGCCCATCCTGTCTCTATTGAACAGATGTGTGCGAGCCTCGGCTATAACCGGGCTTATCTGTCGCGCATTTTCAAAGAGGAAACGGGCCTGTCACCCGTTACCTATCTGCTCAAGCTGAGGATCGACAAGTCGCGCCAGCTGCTGCGCGAGCGGCCGGAGCTGTCGGTGGAGCAGGTAGCGGCATCGGTCGGATTGACGGACGCCCTGTACTTCTCGCGCCAGTTCAAGCGCTTCTGCGGCCAGTCGCCGACGGCTTACCGCGTCGTCACGGCGAGGCAGCGGGATCTCTAG
- the mgrA gene encoding L-glyceraldehyde 3-phosphate reductase, producing the protein MVYVASDERYEAMRYNRCGKSGLKLPAISLGLWHNFGGIDSYENGREMITRAFDLGITHFDLANNYGPPPGSAEELFGKVLAKDLAPYRDEMVISTKAGYYMWPGPYGEWGSRKYVLSSLDQSLKRLRVDYVDIFYSHRPDPETPLEETMGALHQAVRSGKALYAGLSNYSAEQTEAAIAILRDLGTPLLIHQPRYSLLDRWIENGLQDMLERHGAGTIAFTPLAQGLLTNKYLNGIPEDSRAVKPSAAFNESRITPEVLRKVRLLNQMAAARGQSLAQFALAWVLRSGRVTSALIGASRISQIEENVAALSNLEFTAEELDRIEIILKTENDN; encoded by the coding sequence ATGGTTTATGTGGCAAGCGACGAGCGGTATGAAGCGATGCGGTACAACCGTTGCGGGAAGTCCGGATTAAAGCTCCCGGCCATCTCGCTTGGGCTGTGGCACAATTTCGGGGGCATTGACTCCTATGAGAACGGAAGGGAAATGATAACCCGGGCGTTTGATCTGGGCATCACCCATTTCGATTTGGCCAACAATTACGGGCCGCCCCCAGGTTCAGCCGAAGAATTGTTCGGGAAGGTACTTGCCAAAGATCTGGCGCCATACCGTGACGAAATGGTGATTTCGACCAAAGCCGGATACTATATGTGGCCGGGACCGTATGGCGAATGGGGCTCGCGGAAGTATGTACTGTCTAGTCTGGACCAAAGCTTGAAGCGGCTTAGAGTGGATTATGTGGACATTTTTTATTCCCATCGGCCCGATCCGGAGACGCCGCTTGAAGAGACGATGGGGGCGCTGCACCAGGCTGTCCGCTCAGGCAAGGCCCTGTATGCCGGATTATCCAACTACTCCGCCGAACAGACGGAAGCCGCAATCGCCATACTGAGGGATCTCGGCACCCCGCTGCTGATTCACCAGCCAAGGTACTCGCTTCTGGACCGCTGGATAGAGAATGGGCTGCAGGATATGCTGGAGCGGCATGGAGCCGGAACCATCGCTTTTACGCCGCTCGCGCAGGGTTTGCTGACGAATAAATATCTTAACGGCATTCCGGAAGATTCCAGGGCGGTCAAGCCTTCGGCCGCGTTTAACGAGAGCCGGATTACGCCGGAGGTGCTGCGGAAGGTCCGGCTGCTGAACCAGATGGCCGCGGCGCGCGGCCAGAGCCTGGCGCAGTTCGCGCTGGCCTGGGTGCTGCGAAGCGGCAGAGTTACCTCCGCGCTGATCGGCGCCAGCCGCATCAGTCAGATTGAAGAGAACGTGGCGGCGCTGTCCAATCTTGAATTCACGGCGGAGGAGCTGGACCGGATCGAGATTATTTTGAAGACCGAAAACGACAATTAG
- a CDS encoding UDP-glucose--hexose-1-phosphate uridylyltransferase, whose amino-acid sequence MAIEKNTTASGADLALHAIEQLVMFASRRRLIEPSDTDYSRNMLLEQFRFSEPYTGKVDDTELQGPQAPLDVLIDYGFEIGLIPENSDTYRDLLDAKIMGLLLARPSEVNAEFYRLSAETGVAAATDRFYQLSIDSNYIRMDRISKNVYWLQPSPYGDLEMTINLSKPEKNPKEIAMARLLPPPVYPKCLLCRENIGYAGRLNHPARQNLRAIPIELNNEKWFFQYSPYVYYNEHCIVFHHDHVPMKLTKDSLKRLLGFVSEFPHYFIGSNADLPIVGGSILTHDHFQGGRHTFALQKAPTLQTFKHPNYTGVTLGLVNWPMSVIRLNGEEPDILLECANDLYEAWKSYSDPAADILAFTEAGGEQQPHNTVTPIVRRSESGGYEMDLVLRNNRTSEEHPEGIFHPHREMHHIKKENIGLIEVMGLAILPGRLKNELDGVADILAGNTAELEAVLRGADHPLAQHADWISELTGRFGTAMDREEAVQTVRNEVGIKFTQILEHAGVYKCSSEGREAFRRFINSFGAD is encoded by the coding sequence ATGGCTATCGAAAAAAATACAACGGCTTCCGGGGCCGATCTGGCGCTGCATGCCATTGAACAGCTCGTGATGTTCGCATCGCGCCGGCGCCTGATCGAACCGTCTGACACCGATTACAGCCGCAATATGCTGCTGGAGCAGTTCAGATTCAGCGAGCCTTATACCGGGAAAGTCGATGATACGGAATTGCAAGGCCCGCAGGCTCCGTTGGATGTTCTGATCGATTACGGCTTTGAAATAGGGCTGATTCCGGAGAACAGCGACACTTACCGGGATCTGCTGGATGCCAAGATCATGGGCCTTCTTCTGGCACGTCCATCGGAAGTGAACGCGGAGTTTTACCGGCTGAGCGCCGAAACAGGCGTGGCTGCTGCGACCGACCGGTTCTATCAGCTCAGCATTGATTCCAACTATATCCGCATGGACCGCATTTCGAAGAACGTCTACTGGCTGCAGCCTTCGCCATACGGCGATCTGGAGATGACGATCAATCTGTCCAAGCCAGAGAAAAATCCGAAGGAAATCGCCATGGCGCGGCTGCTTCCGCCGCCCGTGTACCCGAAATGCCTGCTCTGCCGGGAAAATATCGGTTATGCCGGACGGCTTAACCACCCAGCCCGGCAGAATCTGCGGGCGATACCAATCGAACTGAATAACGAGAAATGGTTCTTTCAATATTCGCCATATGTGTATTACAACGAGCACTGCATCGTGTTCCATCACGACCATGTGCCGATGAAGCTGACGAAGGACTCGCTGAAACGGCTGCTTGGATTCGTGAGCGAGTTCCCGCACTATTTTATCGGCTCCAATGCGGATCTTCCGATTGTGGGTGGCTCCATTTTGACGCATGACCATTTTCAGGGAGGCCGCCATACCTTTGCACTTCAAAAGGCTCCTACCCTGCAGACCTTCAAGCATCCGAACTATACGGGAGTTACTCTGGGACTCGTTAATTGGCCGATGTCGGTGATCCGTCTGAATGGGGAGGAGCCGGATATCCTGCTGGAATGCGCAAACGATCTTTATGAAGCGTGGAAAAGCTACAGCGATCCTGCGGCCGATATTCTGGCCTTCACGGAAGCAGGCGGCGAGCAGCAGCCCCACAATACGGTTACTCCCATTGTCCGGCGCAGCGAAAGCGGCGGCTATGAGATGGATCTGGTGCTGCGCAACAACCGGACCAGCGAAGAGCATCCCGAGGGCATTTTCCACCCGCACCGGGAGATGCACCACATCAAGAAAGAAAATATCGGCCTGATCGAAGTCATGGGATTGGCAATTTTGCCGGGACGGCTGAAGAATGAGCTGGATGGGGTCGCAGACATTCTCGCCGGCAATACGGCGGAGCTCGAAGCGGTCCTTAGAGGCGCGGATCATCCGCTTGCCCAGCATGCGGACTGGATCTCGGAACTGACCGGGCGCTTCGGCACGGCAATGGACCGCGAAGAGGCTGTCCAGACGGTCCGGAATGAGGTCGGCATCAAATTTACACAAATTCTGGAGCATGCGGGCGTGTATAAATGCTCGTCCGAAGGCCGGGAAGCTTTCCGGCGCTTCATCAATAGCTTTGGCGCAGACTGA
- a CDS encoding galactokinase, producing MSIQELSAAFIEKYGTSGLEEKVFYAPGRVNLIGEHLDYNGGYVLPAALEFGTTLIVRPRGDGKVTFASTNFPYEFSIDYTDIGREKTGEWVDYPIGVMVELKKKGHPVSQGYDLFFHGDIPNGAGLSSSASIEVVTAFAFLTLESGDTDTVEIALLSQRAENQYVGVNSGIMDQFAVANGRQDHAILLMCDTLEYDLVPFITGSYKLVIGNTNKRRGLVDSKYNERRQQCDEALAALRKEVPSLGFLAQLKPDEFERHADKITDETVRRRARHVVEENQRVLDSVRVLKNNDLKQFGQYMNDSHVSLRDLYEVSCTELDIMVEEAQRIPGTLGSRMTGAGFGGCTVSLVHEDDIERFIAEVGKAYKERTGLTGEFYVCGIGNGVRELEGVK from the coding sequence ATGAGTATACAAGAACTTAGCGCAGCATTCATTGAAAAATACGGGACAAGCGGCCTGGAGGAGAAAGTGTTCTATGCGCCGGGCCGGGTCAATCTGATCGGCGAGCATCTCGATTATAACGGGGGATATGTTCTGCCTGCGGCGCTGGAATTTGGCACGACACTGATTGTACGGCCGCGCGGCGACGGCAAAGTGACGTTCGCTTCAACTAATTTTCCATATGAATTCTCCATTGATTATACCGACATCGGCAGAGAAAAGACCGGCGAGTGGGTGGACTATCCGATCGGCGTAATGGTCGAGTTGAAGAAAAAAGGGCATCCCGTATCGCAGGGGTACGACCTGTTCTTCCATGGAGATATCCCGAACGGCGCGGGCCTGTCATCGTCGGCTTCCATCGAAGTCGTTACGGCGTTCGCTTTCCTGACGCTGGAGAGCGGCGATACCGATACGGTGGAAATCGCGCTGTTGTCTCAGCGGGCGGAGAATCAATACGTCGGTGTAAACTCCGGTATCATGGATCAGTTCGCTGTCGCCAATGGCAGACAGGATCATGCCATTCTGCTTATGTGCGATACGCTGGAATATGATCTGGTGCCTTTCATTACCGGTTCATATAAACTCGTTATCGGCAATACGAACAAGCGCCGGGGGCTGGTGGATTCCAAATACAATGAACGCCGTCAGCAGTGCGACGAGGCGCTCGCGGCGCTGCGTAAAGAAGTCCCTTCCCTTGGTTTCCTGGCGCAATTGAAGCCGGATGAATTCGAACGGCATGCGGACAAAATTACAGATGAAACGGTCAGACGGCGCGCGCGCCATGTAGTCGAGGAGAACCAGCGTGTGCTTGACTCTGTCCGGGTGCTTAAAAATAATGATCTGAAGCAGTTCGGACAGTATATGAACGACTCTCACGTTTCGCTGCGCGATCTGTATGAGGTAAGCTGTACCGAACTGGACATTATGGTAGAGGAAGCGCAGCGCATTCCCGGCACGCTCGGCTCGCGGATGACGGGCGCGGGCTTCGGCGGCTGCACCGTTTCGCTGGTGCATGAAGACGATATCGAACGCTTTATTGCCGAAGTGGGCAAGGCCTATAAAGAAAGAACGGGCCTTACGGGAGAATTCTACGTATGCGGCATCGGCAATGGGGTTAGAGAACTGGAAGGAGTGAAGTGA
- a CDS encoding ABC transporter ATP-binding protein: MPILQIEHLKKHYGKGSTSVKALDDVSLTVEKGEFVAIVGTSGSGKSTLLHILGGLDRATEGKVYVDGNDIFAMSDEKLTIFRRRSVGFVFQNYNLIPILNVRENIVLPIELDGGKIDEAYLDLVIRTLGLQEKVNNLPSNLSGGQQQRVAIARALATKPFIILADEPTGNLDSKTSQEVLILLKQMSERFNQTIVMITHNEQIAQSADRIIRIEDGTIVSGHPRSSEVSRP, translated from the coding sequence ATGCCTATTTTACAAATTGAACATTTGAAGAAGCATTATGGAAAAGGCTCCACTTCCGTTAAGGCTCTGGACGACGTATCACTAACAGTAGAAAAGGGGGAGTTTGTCGCGATCGTCGGCACCAGCGGCAGCGGCAAAAGCACACTCCTGCATATACTTGGCGGACTGGATCGGGCCACTGAAGGCAAGGTTTACGTGGACGGGAACGATATTTTTGCGATGAGTGATGAGAAGCTGACCATTTTCCGGCGCAGATCGGTGGGTTTCGTCTTTCAGAACTACAATCTGATTCCCATTCTGAATGTGCGGGAGAATATCGTATTGCCCATTGAGCTGGACGGAGGCAAAATAGATGAAGCCTATCTTGATTTGGTCATCCGAACTTTGGGCTTGCAGGAAAAGGTGAACAATCTGCCTTCGAATCTGTCCGGCGGCCAGCAGCAGCGGGTAGCGATCGCCAGAGCTTTGGCTACCAAACCATTCATTATTCTGGCGGACGAACCGACAGGCAATCTGGACAGCAAAACAAGTCAGGAAGTGCTTATTCTGCTAAAACAGATGAGCGAAAGATTCAACCAAACCATCGTGATGATTACGCATAACGAACAAATTGCCCAGTCCGCGGACCGGATTATCCGCATTGAAGATGGCACCATCGTCTCCGGCCATCCCCGGAGCTCTGAGGTGAGCCGGCCATGA
- the galE gene encoding UDP-glucose 4-epimerase GalE: MAILVTGGAGYIGSHTVAELLDRGEEVVVLDSLVTGHRESLLGGKLYVGDLRDKELLAKLFAENEIEAVIHFAASSLVGESMKDPVKYYDNNVYGTQCLLEGMQKAGVNKIVFSSTAATYGEPEKVPIEETDRTQPSNVYGETKLTMERMMSWFDKVLGIKYVALRYFNAAGAHASGKIGEDHRPESHLIPLVLQTALKQRESIAVFGDDYPTKDGTCIRDYIHVSDLADAHVRAVTYLRGGSGSSVFNLGNGLGFSVKEVIETAKEVTGLDIPVAIQERRAGDPAVLVASSDKARSVLGWNPSRADLKEIIRSAWNWHSSHPQGYGEA, from the coding sequence ATGGCTATATTGGTGACGGGCGGAGCGGGATATATCGGCTCCCACACGGTAGCAGAGCTGCTTGACCGCGGTGAAGAGGTTGTGGTGCTGGACAGTCTGGTAACAGGACACCGGGAATCCCTTCTGGGAGGAAAGCTGTACGTGGGCGATCTGCGGGACAAGGAGCTGCTCGCCAAGCTGTTTGCCGAGAACGAGATTGAAGCGGTCATTCACTTTGCCGCGAGCTCCCTTGTAGGAGAGAGCATGAAGGACCCGGTAAAATATTACGACAATAACGTGTATGGCACACAGTGTCTGCTGGAAGGCATGCAGAAGGCCGGCGTGAACAAAATCGTGTTCTCCTCCACCGCGGCGACTTACGGCGAACCGGAGAAGGTGCCGATCGAAGAGACGGACCGTACCCAGCCTTCCAATGTCTACGGTGAAACGAAGCTGACGATGGAGCGGATGATGTCGTGGTTCGACAAGGTGCTTGGGATCAAATATGTGGCGCTGCGCTACTTCAATGCCGCCGGAGCGCATGCCAGCGGTAAGATCGGCGAGGATCACCGTCCAGAGAGCCATCTGATTCCGCTCGTTCTTCAGACCGCGCTGAAGCAGCGCGAGAGCATCGCCGTCTTCGGTGACGACTACCCGACCAAGGACGGTACGTGCATACGCGACTATATCCATGTCAGCGATCTGGCGGACGCCCATGTCCGGGCTGTAACCTATCTGCGCGGCGGAAGCGGGAGCAGCGTATTCAACCTCGGCAACGGCCTGGGATTCTCCGTCAAGGAAGTGATCGAAACGGCCAAGGAAGTGACCGGCCTTGACATTCCGGTTGCCATTCAGGAGCGCCGCGCGGGCGATCCCGCTGTGCTTGTGGCCTCATCCGATAAAGCCCGCAGCGTACTGGGCTGGAATCCGTCGCGCGCCGATCTGAAGGAGATCATCCGCAGCGCTTGGAACTGGCATTCGTCTCATCCGCAAGGGTACGGAGAAGCCTGA
- a CDS encoding NAD-dependent protein deacylase gives MDSLQTLASWIQESSRIVFFGGAGTSTESGIPDFRSAAGLYLSEKSSPYPPEQMLSRSFFMSKPDIFFDFYRGKMLHPDAQPNGAHQLLTRLEGEGRLSAVVTQNIDGLHQKAGSRRVLELHGSVHRNHCMSCSRYYGLDAITGSEETVPRCPECGGIIKPDVVLYEEELDHKVLTDSVQAIANADLLIIGGTSLTVQPAASLIQYFQGKHTALLNGEPTSYDSRADLIITDRIGWAMDRISEMLG, from the coding sequence ATGGATTCATTGCAAACCTTAGCTTCCTGGATACAGGAAAGCAGCCGTATCGTCTTTTTCGGAGGAGCCGGAACATCCACGGAAAGCGGCATTCCCGATTTTCGTTCAGCGGCTGGGCTCTATCTGTCGGAGAAGTCTTCGCCATATCCGCCCGAGCAAATGCTGAGCCGCAGCTTCTTCATGTCAAAGCCGGACATTTTTTTTGATTTTTACCGGGGCAAGATGCTTCATCCGGATGCCCAGCCGAACGGCGCCCACCAGCTTCTTACCCGCCTCGAGGGGGAGGGGCGCCTAAGCGCGGTCGTGACGCAGAATATCGACGGTCTTCACCAGAAAGCGGGCAGCCGGCGCGTACTGGAGCTTCACGGGTCCGTGCACCGCAACCACTGTATGAGCTGCTCCCGTTATTACGGACTGGATGCGATTACTGGCAGTGAAGAGACCGTTCCCCGCTGTCCGGAATGCGGCGGCATCATTAAGCCGGATGTCGTACTCTACGAGGAAGAGCTGGACCACAAGGTGCTGACCGATTCCGTCCAGGCGATTGCAAACGCCGATCTGCTCATCATCGGAGGAACTTCGCTGACCGTGCAGCCCGCAGCCAGTCTTATTCAATATTTTCAAGGCAAGCATACAGCGCTGCTCAACGGCGAACCGACGTCTTACGATTCGCGTGCGGACCTGATCATTACCGATCGGATCGGGTGGGCGATGGACAGAATAAGCGAGATGCTGGGCTGA